A window of Nicotiana tabacum cultivar K326 chromosome 24, ASM71507v2, whole genome shotgun sequence contains these coding sequences:
- the LOC142178345 gene encoding uncharacterized protein LOC142178345 — MISTIIWNIRGVESKGAFDRFIKLKKRHKVSFVALQEPFLHSSQLENYKRKLGMHGALANFNGKIWCFWDSSYTCTEIFNHKQHLTLSIQHISSLEVCSVTIVYAKSKSRRRKKLWESLEQMNSQFQGPWSIFGDFNCIVNATEKEGGRPHRLRKSLDFINCMNECGILDVGYSGNDFTWTNNRRKMKRIRERLDKVFYNDEWSATFPLINVRHLPRTGSDHNMLLMTCSIEDVPPIKYFKFLSFWTEQKDFQKIVKDSWDEEVIGNPMWIMQQKLKTLANSLSYCSRNTIGNVFDKTKELEEKIEAMEATYGADNSDVNRTNLHNLYAEQISWMKMQNNLLKQKARVKWEFEGDNNTKYFHSTMRQRRKRSYLHRIKNEEGNWVEGNKHISEAAV; from the coding sequence ATGATTAGTACAATCATATGGAATATTAGGGGGGTAGAGTCAAAAGGTGCTTTTGACAGATTCATCAAACTCAAAAAAAGGCACAAAGTCAGCTTTGTTGCTTTACAAGAGCCTTTCTTACATAGTTCACAGTTGGAGAATTATAAAAGGAAACTGGGAATGCATGGAGCTTTGGCAAACTTCAATGGAAAGATCTGGTGCTTTTGGGACTCTAGTTACACTTGTACAGAGATTTTCAATCATAAGCAGCATCTTACTTTATCTATCCAACATATTAGCTCTCTTGAAGTTTGTTCGGTAACTATAGTGTATGCAAAATCTAAAtcaagaagaaggaagaaattatGGGAAAGTTTGGAACAGATGAATAGTCAATTTCAAGGGCCATGGtcaatttttggagattttaacTGTATCGTGAATGCCACAGAGAAAGAGGGGGGCAGACCTCACAGGCTGAGGAAGAGCTTAGATTTCATCAATTGTATGAATGAATGTGGTATATTGGATGTTGGGTATTCTGGTAATGACtttacatggacaaataacagaAGGAAGATGAAGAGGATTAGAGAGAGACTAGACAAAGTCTTTTATAATGATGAATGGTCTGCCACCTTTCCATTAATCAATGTAAGACATCTGCCTAGAACAGGCTCTGACCACAACATGCTCCTTATGACATGCTCTATAGAAGATGTTCCTCCCATCAAGTATTTTAAATTTTTGAGCTTCTGGACCGAGCAAAAAGATTTTCAGAAGATTGTGAAAGACTCATGGGATGAAGAGGTCATAGGTAATCCTATGTGGATTATGCAACAGAAACTAAAGACGCTTGCTAATTCCCTCAGCTACTGTTCTAGAAACACAATAGGAAATGTGTTTGATAAGACCAAAGAATTAGAAGAAAAAATTGAAGCCATGGAAGCAACTTATGGGGCGGATAATAGCGATGTCAACAGAACTAATTTGCACAACCTTTATGCTGAGCAAATTAGTTGGATGAAAATGCAGAACAATCTCCTTAAGCAGAAAGCTAGAGTGAAATGGGAGTTTGAAGGAGATAATAACACTAAATACTTCCACAGCACTATGAGGCAGAGGAGAAAAAGATCTTATCTGCACAgaataaaaaatgaagaaggtAATTGGGTCGAGGGGAATAAACATATCTCTGAAGCTGCTGTTTAG